One genomic region from Macaca mulatta isolate MMU2019108-1 chromosome 20, T2T-MMU8v2.0, whole genome shotgun sequence encodes:
- the ATXN2L gene encoding ataxin-2-like protein isoform X8, whose protein sequence is MLKPQPPQQPSQPQQPPPTQQAVARRLPGGTSPPNGGLPGPLATSAAPPGPPAAASPCLGPVATTGSGLRRGAEGILAPQPPPPPPPQQHQERPGAAAIGSARGQSTGKGPPQSPVFEGVYNNSRMLHFLTAVVGSTCDVKVKNGTTYEGIFKTLSSKFELAVDAVHRKASEPAGGPRREDIVDTMVFKPSDVMLVHFRNVDFNYATKDKFTDSAIAMNSKVNGEHKEKVLQRWEGGDSNSDDYDLESDMSNGWDPNEMFKFNEENYGVKTTYDSSLSSYTVPLEKDNSEEFRQRELRAAQLAREIESSPQYRLRIAMENDDGRTEEEKHSAVQRQGSGRESPSLASREGKYIPLPQRVREGPRGGVRCSSSRGGRPGLSSLPPRGPHHLDNSSPGPGSEARGINGGPSRMSPKAQRPLRGAKTLSSPSNRPSGETSVPPPPAAPPFLPVGRIYPPRSPKSAAPAPISASCPEPPIGSAVPTSSASIPVTSSVSDPGVGSISPASPKISLAPTDVKELSTKEPGRTLEPQELARIAGKVPGLQNEQKRFQLEELRKFGAQFKLQPSSSPENSLDPFPPRILKEEPKGKEKEVDGLLTSEPMGSPVSSKTESVSDKEDKPPLAPAGGTEGPEQPPPPCPSQTGSPPVGLIKGEDKDEGPVAEQVKKSTLNPNAKEFNPTKPLLSVNKSTSTPTSPGPRTHSTPSIPVLTAGQSGLYSPQYISYIPQIHMGPAVQAPQMYPYPVSNSVPGQQGKYRGAKGSLPPQRSDQHQPASAPPMMQAAAAAGPPLVAATPYSSYIPYNPQQFPGQPAMMQPMAHYPSQPVFAPMLQSNPRMLTSGSHPQAIVSSSTPQYPSAEQPTPQALYATVHQSYPHHATQLHAHQPQPATTPTGSQPQSQHAAPSPVQHQAGQAPHLGSGQPQQNLYHPGALTGTPPSLPPGPSAQSPQSSFPQPAAVYAIHHQQLPHGFTNMAHVTQAHVQTGITAAPPPHPGAPHPPQVMLLHPPQSHGGPPQGAVPQSGVPALSASTPSPYPYIGHPQGEQPGQAPGFPGGADDRIPPLPPPGELKIVLAAT, encoded by the exons ATGTTGAAGCCTCAGCCGCCACAACAGCCCTCCCagccccagcagccgccccccacGCAACAGGCCGTGGCCCGCCGGCTCCCCGGGGGCACCAGCCCTCCCAACGGCGGCCTCCCGGGGCCGCTGGCCACCTCCGCGGCTCCTCCCGGGCCTCCAGCGGCCGCCTCCCCCTGCCTAGGGCCTGTGGCAACTACCGGGAGCGGGCTCCGCCGGGGAGCCGAAGGCATCTTGgcgccgcagccgccgccgccgccgccgccgcagcagCACCAGGAGAGGCCAGGGGCCGCCGCCATCGGCAGCGCCAG GGGACAGAGCACAGGAAAGGGACCCCCACAGTCACCT GTGTTTGAAGGCGTCTACAACAATTCCAGAATGCTGCATTTCCTTACAGCTGTTGTG GGCTCCACTTGTGATGTAAAGGTGAAAAATGGTACCACCTATGAGGGTATATTCAAGACGCTAAGCTCAAAG TTTGAACTAGCAGTGGATGCTGTGCACCGGAAAGCATCTGAGCCAGCAGGTGGCCCTCGTCGGGAGGACATTGTGGACACCATGGTGTTTAAGCCAAGTGATGTCATGCTCGTTCACTTCCGAAATGTTGACTTCAACTACGCTACTAAAG ACAAGTTCACCGATTCAGCCATTGCCATGAACTCAAAAGTGAATGGGGAACACAAAGAGAAGGTGCTTCAGCGCTGGGAGGGGGGTGACAGCAACAGCGACGACTACGACCTCGAGTCCGACATG TCCAATGGATGGGACCCCAATGAAATGTTCAAGTTTAATGAGGAGAACTACGGTGTGAAGACCACCTACGATAGCAGTCTTTCTTCTTATAC GGTGCCCTTAGAAAAGGACAACTCAGAAGAATTTCGTCAGCGAGAGCTGCGTGCAGCCCAGTTGGCTCGAGAGATTGAATCAAGCCCCCAGTACCGCCTGCGGATCGCCATGGAGAACGATGATGGGCGCACTGAAGAGGAGAAGCACAGTGCGGTCCAGCGGCAGGGTTCGGGTCGGGAGAGCCCCAGCTTGGCATCCAG GGAGGGGAAGTATATCCCTCTGCCTCAGCGAGTCCGAGAAGGTCCCCGGGGAGGAGTTCGATGCAGCAGCTCTCGGGGCGGTCGGCCTGGCCTTAGCTCTTTGCCACCTCGTGGCCCTCACCATCTGGACAATAGCAGTCCTGGCCCAGGTTCTGAGGCCCGTGGTATCAATGGAG gccctTCCCGCATGTCCCCAAAGGCACAGCGGCCTCTGAGAGGTGCCAAGACTCTGTCTTCACCCAGTAATAGGCCTTCTGGAGAAACTTCTGTTCCACCTCCTCCTGCAG CTCCCCCTTTTCTTCCAGTGGGCCGGATATATCCCCCGCGTTCTCCCAAGTCTGCTGCCCCTGCCCCAATCTCAGCTTCCTGTCCTGAGCCTCCCATCGGCTCGGCAGTGCCAACCTCTTCAGCCTCCATCCCTGTGACCTCATCAGTCTCAGATCCTGGAGTGGGCTCCATTTCCCCAGCTTCTCCAAAGATCTCCCTGGCCCCCACAGATG TAAAAGAACTCTCTACCAAGGAACCTGGGAGAACTCTGGAGCCCCAGGAGCTGGCTCGGATAGCTGGGAAAG TCCCTGGTCTTCAGAATGAACAGAAACGATTCCAACTGGAAGAACTGAGAAAGTTTGGGGCCCAGTTTAAG CTTCAGCCCAGTAGCTCCCCTGAGAACAGCTTGGATCCTTTTCCTCCCCGGATCTTAAAGGAGGAGcccaaaggaaaggagaaggaggttgATGGTCTGTTGACTTCAGAGCCCATGGGGTCTCCCGTCTCCTCCAAGACAGAGTCCGTATCGGATAAGGAGGACAAACCACCCCTGGCACCAGCAGGAGGCACTGAGGGGCCAGAGCAGCCCCCACCACCTTGCCCAAGCCAAACTGGCAGCCCCCCGGTGGGCCTCATCAAGGGAGAAGACAAGGATGAGGGCCCTGTTGCTGA ACAAGTAAAGAAATCAACGTTGAACCCTAATGCTAAGGAATTCAATCCTACAAAGCCTCTGCTGTCTGTG AATAAATCCACCAGTACCCCAACTTCTCCAGGGCCCCGGACTCATTCAACTCCCTCCATCCCGGTGCTGACAGCAGGCCAGAGTGGGCTATACAGCCCCCAGTACATCTCCTACATACCTCAGATCCACATGGGACCAGCTGTGCAG GCACCTCAGATGTATCCATATCCTGTATCCAATTCAGTGCCTGGGCAGCAGGGCAAGTACCGGGGAGCAAAAG gctcCCTGCCCCCGCAGCGCTCGGACCAACACCAGCCAGCTTCAGCCCCGCCAATGATGCAGGCCGCCGCGGCTGCTGGCCCACCTCTGGTGGCTGCCACGCCCTATTCTTCCTACATACCCTACAACCCTCAGCAGTTCCCAGGCCAGCCTGCCATGATGCAGCCCATGGCCCACTACCCCTCACAG CCGGTGTTTGCCCCCATGCTTCAGAGCAACCCACGCATGCTGACATCGGGCAGCCATCCCCAGGCCATCGTGTCATCCTCTACCCCTCAGTACCCTTCTGCGGAGCAGCCCACTCCCCAAGCCCTTTATG CCACTGTTCACCAGTCCTACCCACACCATGCCACGCAGCTCCATGCCCACCAGCCGCAGCCGGCTACCACGCCTACTGGAAGCCAGCCGCAGTCCCAGCATGCGGCCCCCAGTCCTGTCCAG CATCAGGCGGGGCAGGCCCCACACCTGGGCAGTGGACAGCCACAGCAGAATCTGTACCACCCAGGGGCCCTGACAGGCACGCCGCCCTCTCTGCCACCGGGACCTTCTGCCCAGTCCCCTCAGAGCAGCTTCCCCCAGCCAGCCGCTGTGTATGCCATCCACCACCAGCAGCTGCCCCACGGCTTCACCAACATGGCCCATGTTACCCAG gCCCATGTCCAAACTGGAATCACAGCAGCCCCGCCCCCTCACCCTGGGGCTCCCCACCCgccccaggtgatgctgctgcaCCCACCCCAGAGTCATGGGGGGCCCCCCCAAGGCGCGGTGCCCCAGAGTGGGGTGCCTGCACTCTCAGCTTCCACACCCTCACCCTACCCCTACATCGGACACCCCCAAGGTGAGCAGCCTGGCCAGGCGCCTGGATTTCCAGGAGGAGCCGATGACAGGATTC CTCCCCTTCCACCCCCCGGGGAACTGAAGATTGTCCTGGCCGCGACCTGA
- the ATXN2L gene encoding ataxin-2-like protein isoform X15, whose product MLKPQPPQQPSQPQQPPPTQQAVARRLPGGTSPPNGGLPGPLATSAAPPGPPAAASPCLGPVATTGSGLRRGAEGILAPQPPPPPPPQQHQERPGAAAIGSARGQSTGKGPPQSPVFEGVYNNSRMLHFLTAVVGSTCDVKVKNGTTYEGIFKTLSSKFELAVDAVHRKASEPAGGPRREDIVDTMVFKPSDVMLVHFRNVDFNYATKDKFTDSAIAMNSKVNGEHKEKVLQRWEGGDSNSDDYDLESDMSNGWDPNEMFKFNEENYGVKTTYDSSLSSYTVPLEKDNSEEFRQRELRAAQLAREIESSPQYRLRIAMENDDGRTEEEKHSAVQRQGSGRESPSLASREGKYIPLPQRVREGPRGGVRCSSSRGGRPGLSSLPPRGPHHLDNSSPGPGSEARGINGGPSRMSPKAQRPLRGAKTLSSPSNRPSGETSVPPPPAAPPFLPVGRIYPPRSPKSAAPAPISASCPEPPIGSAVPTSSASIPVTSSVSDPGVGSISPASPKISLAPTDVKELSTKEPGRTLEPQELARIAGKVPGLQNEQKRFQLEELRKFGAQFKLQPSSSPENSLDPFPPRILKEEPKGKEKEVDGLLTSEPMGSPVSSKTESVSDKEDKPPLAPAGGTEGPEQPPPPCPSQTGSPPVGLIKGEDKDEGPVAEQVKKSTLNPNAKEFNPTKPLLSVNKSTSTPTSPGPRTHSTPSIPVLTAGQSGLYSPQYISYIPQIHMGPAVQAPQMYPYPVSNSVPGQQGKYRGAKGSLPPQRSDQHQPASAPPMMQAAAAAGPPLVAATPYSSYIPYNPQQFPGQPAMMQPMAHYPSQPVFAPMLQSNPRMLTSGSHPQAIVSSSTPQYPSAEQPTPQALYATVHQSYPHHATQLHAHQPQPATTPTGSQPQSQHAAPSPVQHQAGQAPHLGSGQPQQNLYHPGALTGTPPSLPPGPSAQSPQSSFPQPAAVYAIHHQQLPHGFTNMAHVTQAHVQTGITAAPPPHPGAPHPPQVMLLHPPQSHGGPPQGAVPQSGVPALSASTPSPYPYIGHPQAPLPPPGELKIVLAAT is encoded by the exons ATGTTGAAGCCTCAGCCGCCACAACAGCCCTCCCagccccagcagccgccccccacGCAACAGGCCGTGGCCCGCCGGCTCCCCGGGGGCACCAGCCCTCCCAACGGCGGCCTCCCGGGGCCGCTGGCCACCTCCGCGGCTCCTCCCGGGCCTCCAGCGGCCGCCTCCCCCTGCCTAGGGCCTGTGGCAACTACCGGGAGCGGGCTCCGCCGGGGAGCCGAAGGCATCTTGgcgccgcagccgccgccgccgccgccgccgcagcagCACCAGGAGAGGCCAGGGGCCGCCGCCATCGGCAGCGCCAG GGGACAGAGCACAGGAAAGGGACCCCCACAGTCACCT GTGTTTGAAGGCGTCTACAACAATTCCAGAATGCTGCATTTCCTTACAGCTGTTGTG GGCTCCACTTGTGATGTAAAGGTGAAAAATGGTACCACCTATGAGGGTATATTCAAGACGCTAAGCTCAAAG TTTGAACTAGCAGTGGATGCTGTGCACCGGAAAGCATCTGAGCCAGCAGGTGGCCCTCGTCGGGAGGACATTGTGGACACCATGGTGTTTAAGCCAAGTGATGTCATGCTCGTTCACTTCCGAAATGTTGACTTCAACTACGCTACTAAAG ACAAGTTCACCGATTCAGCCATTGCCATGAACTCAAAAGTGAATGGGGAACACAAAGAGAAGGTGCTTCAGCGCTGGGAGGGGGGTGACAGCAACAGCGACGACTACGACCTCGAGTCCGACATG TCCAATGGATGGGACCCCAATGAAATGTTCAAGTTTAATGAGGAGAACTACGGTGTGAAGACCACCTACGATAGCAGTCTTTCTTCTTATAC GGTGCCCTTAGAAAAGGACAACTCAGAAGAATTTCGTCAGCGAGAGCTGCGTGCAGCCCAGTTGGCTCGAGAGATTGAATCAAGCCCCCAGTACCGCCTGCGGATCGCCATGGAGAACGATGATGGGCGCACTGAAGAGGAGAAGCACAGTGCGGTCCAGCGGCAGGGTTCGGGTCGGGAGAGCCCCAGCTTGGCATCCAG GGAGGGGAAGTATATCCCTCTGCCTCAGCGAGTCCGAGAAGGTCCCCGGGGAGGAGTTCGATGCAGCAGCTCTCGGGGCGGTCGGCCTGGCCTTAGCTCTTTGCCACCTCGTGGCCCTCACCATCTGGACAATAGCAGTCCTGGCCCAGGTTCTGAGGCCCGTGGTATCAATGGAG gccctTCCCGCATGTCCCCAAAGGCACAGCGGCCTCTGAGAGGTGCCAAGACTCTGTCTTCACCCAGTAATAGGCCTTCTGGAGAAACTTCTGTTCCACCTCCTCCTGCAG CTCCCCCTTTTCTTCCAGTGGGCCGGATATATCCCCCGCGTTCTCCCAAGTCTGCTGCCCCTGCCCCAATCTCAGCTTCCTGTCCTGAGCCTCCCATCGGCTCGGCAGTGCCAACCTCTTCAGCCTCCATCCCTGTGACCTCATCAGTCTCAGATCCTGGAGTGGGCTCCATTTCCCCAGCTTCTCCAAAGATCTCCCTGGCCCCCACAGATG TAAAAGAACTCTCTACCAAGGAACCTGGGAGAACTCTGGAGCCCCAGGAGCTGGCTCGGATAGCTGGGAAAG TCCCTGGTCTTCAGAATGAACAGAAACGATTCCAACTGGAAGAACTGAGAAAGTTTGGGGCCCAGTTTAAG CTTCAGCCCAGTAGCTCCCCTGAGAACAGCTTGGATCCTTTTCCTCCCCGGATCTTAAAGGAGGAGcccaaaggaaaggagaaggaggttgATGGTCTGTTGACTTCAGAGCCCATGGGGTCTCCCGTCTCCTCCAAGACAGAGTCCGTATCGGATAAGGAGGACAAACCACCCCTGGCACCAGCAGGAGGCACTGAGGGGCCAGAGCAGCCCCCACCACCTTGCCCAAGCCAAACTGGCAGCCCCCCGGTGGGCCTCATCAAGGGAGAAGACAAGGATGAGGGCCCTGTTGCTGA ACAAGTAAAGAAATCAACGTTGAACCCTAATGCTAAGGAATTCAATCCTACAAAGCCTCTGCTGTCTGTG AATAAATCCACCAGTACCCCAACTTCTCCAGGGCCCCGGACTCATTCAACTCCCTCCATCCCGGTGCTGACAGCAGGCCAGAGTGGGCTATACAGCCCCCAGTACATCTCCTACATACCTCAGATCCACATGGGACCAGCTGTGCAG GCACCTCAGATGTATCCATATCCTGTATCCAATTCAGTGCCTGGGCAGCAGGGCAAGTACCGGGGAGCAAAAG gctcCCTGCCCCCGCAGCGCTCGGACCAACACCAGCCAGCTTCAGCCCCGCCAATGATGCAGGCCGCCGCGGCTGCTGGCCCACCTCTGGTGGCTGCCACGCCCTATTCTTCCTACATACCCTACAACCCTCAGCAGTTCCCAGGCCAGCCTGCCATGATGCAGCCCATGGCCCACTACCCCTCACAG CCGGTGTTTGCCCCCATGCTTCAGAGCAACCCACGCATGCTGACATCGGGCAGCCATCCCCAGGCCATCGTGTCATCCTCTACCCCTCAGTACCCTTCTGCGGAGCAGCCCACTCCCCAAGCCCTTTATG CCACTGTTCACCAGTCCTACCCACACCATGCCACGCAGCTCCATGCCCACCAGCCGCAGCCGGCTACCACGCCTACTGGAAGCCAGCCGCAGTCCCAGCATGCGGCCCCCAGTCCTGTCCAG CATCAGGCGGGGCAGGCCCCACACCTGGGCAGTGGACAGCCACAGCAGAATCTGTACCACCCAGGGGCCCTGACAGGCACGCCGCCCTCTCTGCCACCGGGACCTTCTGCCCAGTCCCCTCAGAGCAGCTTCCCCCAGCCAGCCGCTGTGTATGCCATCCACCACCAGCAGCTGCCCCACGGCTTCACCAACATGGCCCATGTTACCCAG gCCCATGTCCAAACTGGAATCACAGCAGCCCCGCCCCCTCACCCTGGGGCTCCCCACCCgccccaggtgatgctgctgcaCCCACCCCAGAGTCATGGGGGGCCCCCCCAAGGCGCGGTGCCCCAGAGTGGGGTGCCTGCACTCTCAGCTTCCACACCCTCACCCTACCCCTACATCGGACACCCCCAAG CTCCCCTTCCACCCCCCGGGGAACTGAAGATTGTCCTGGCCGCGACCTGA
- the ATXN2L gene encoding ataxin-2-like protein isoform X30 translates to MAFAAALSPSLASGPLFALLNRRLHQPATSRVTWRLVTPAEGQSTGKGPPQSPVFEGVYNNSRMLHFLTAVVGSTCDVKVKNGTTYEGIFKTLSSKFELAVDAVHRKASEPAGGPRREDIVDTMVFKPSDVMLVHFRNVDFNYATKDKFTDSAIAMNSKVNGEHKEKVLQRWEGGDSNSDDYDLESDMSNGWDPNEMFKFNEENYGVKTTYDSSLSSYTVPLEKDNSEEFRQRELRAAQLAREIESSPQYRLRIAMENDDGRTEEEKHSAVQRQGSGRESPSLASREGKYIPLPQRVREGPRGGVRCSSSRGGRPGLSSLPPRGPHHLDNSSPGPGSEARGINGGPSRMSPKAQRPLRGAKTLSSPSNRPSGETSVPPPPAVGRIYPPRSPKSAAPAPISASCPEPPIGSAVPTSSASIPVTSSVSDPGVGSISPASPKISLAPTDVKELSTKEPGRTLEPQELARIAGKVPGLQNEQKRFQLEELRKFGAQFKLQPSSSPENSLDPFPPRILKEEPKGKEKEVDGLLTSEPMGSPVSSKTESVSDKEDKPPLAPAGGTEGPEQPPPPCPSQTGSPPVGLIKGEDKDEGPVAEQVKKSTLNPNAKEFNPTKPLLSVNKSTSTPTSPGPRTHSTPSIPVLTAGQSGLYSPQYISYIPQIHMGPAVQAPQMYPYPVSNSVPGQQGKYRGAKGSLPPQRSDQHQPASAPPMMQAAAAAGPPLVAATPYSSYIPYNPQQFPGQPAMMQPMAHYPSQPVFAPMLQSNPRMLTSGSHPQAIVSSSTPQYPSAEQPTPQALYATVHQSYPHHATQLHAHQPQPATTPTGSQPQSQHAAPSPVQHQAGQAPHLGSGQPQQNLYHPGALTGTPPSLPPGPSAQSPQSSFPQPAAVYAIHHQQLPHGFTNMAHVTQAHVQTGITAAPPPHPGAPHPPQVMLLHPPQSHGGPPQGAVPQSGVPALSASTPSPYPYIGHPQAPLPPPGELKIVLAAT, encoded by the exons ATGGCTTTTGCGGCTGCGCTGTCCCCCAGCCTTGCCAGCGGCCCCCTCTTCGCCCTCCTCAACCGCCGGTTACATCAGCCAGCGACAAGCAGGGTTACTTGGCGATTGGTGACCCCCGCAGA GGGACAGAGCACAGGAAAGGGACCCCCACAGTCACCT GTGTTTGAAGGCGTCTACAACAATTCCAGAATGCTGCATTTCCTTACAGCTGTTGTG GGCTCCACTTGTGATGTAAAGGTGAAAAATGGTACCACCTATGAGGGTATATTCAAGACGCTAAGCTCAAAG TTTGAACTAGCAGTGGATGCTGTGCACCGGAAAGCATCTGAGCCAGCAGGTGGCCCTCGTCGGGAGGACATTGTGGACACCATGGTGTTTAAGCCAAGTGATGTCATGCTCGTTCACTTCCGAAATGTTGACTTCAACTACGCTACTAAAG ACAAGTTCACCGATTCAGCCATTGCCATGAACTCAAAAGTGAATGGGGAACACAAAGAGAAGGTGCTTCAGCGCTGGGAGGGGGGTGACAGCAACAGCGACGACTACGACCTCGAGTCCGACATG TCCAATGGATGGGACCCCAATGAAATGTTCAAGTTTAATGAGGAGAACTACGGTGTGAAGACCACCTACGATAGCAGTCTTTCTTCTTATAC GGTGCCCTTAGAAAAGGACAACTCAGAAGAATTTCGTCAGCGAGAGCTGCGTGCAGCCCAGTTGGCTCGAGAGATTGAATCAAGCCCCCAGTACCGCCTGCGGATCGCCATGGAGAACGATGATGGGCGCACTGAAGAGGAGAAGCACAGTGCGGTCCAGCGGCAGGGTTCGGGTCGGGAGAGCCCCAGCTTGGCATCCAG GGAGGGGAAGTATATCCCTCTGCCTCAGCGAGTCCGAGAAGGTCCCCGGGGAGGAGTTCGATGCAGCAGCTCTCGGGGCGGTCGGCCTGGCCTTAGCTCTTTGCCACCTCGTGGCCCTCACCATCTGGACAATAGCAGTCCTGGCCCAGGTTCTGAGGCCCGTGGTATCAATGGAG gccctTCCCGCATGTCCCCAAAGGCACAGCGGCCTCTGAGAGGTGCCAAGACTCTGTCTTCACCCAGTAATAGGCCTTCTGGAGAAACTTCTGTTCCACCTCCTCCTGCAG TGGGCCGGATATATCCCCCGCGTTCTCCCAAGTCTGCTGCCCCTGCCCCAATCTCAGCTTCCTGTCCTGAGCCTCCCATCGGCTCGGCAGTGCCAACCTCTTCAGCCTCCATCCCTGTGACCTCATCAGTCTCAGATCCTGGAGTGGGCTCCATTTCCCCAGCTTCTCCAAAGATCTCCCTGGCCCCCACAGATG TAAAAGAACTCTCTACCAAGGAACCTGGGAGAACTCTGGAGCCCCAGGAGCTGGCTCGGATAGCTGGGAAAG TCCCTGGTCTTCAGAATGAACAGAAACGATTCCAACTGGAAGAACTGAGAAAGTTTGGGGCCCAGTTTAAG CTTCAGCCCAGTAGCTCCCCTGAGAACAGCTTGGATCCTTTTCCTCCCCGGATCTTAAAGGAGGAGcccaaaggaaaggagaaggaggttgATGGTCTGTTGACTTCAGAGCCCATGGGGTCTCCCGTCTCCTCCAAGACAGAGTCCGTATCGGATAAGGAGGACAAACCACCCCTGGCACCAGCAGGAGGCACTGAGGGGCCAGAGCAGCCCCCACCACCTTGCCCAAGCCAAACTGGCAGCCCCCCGGTGGGCCTCATCAAGGGAGAAGACAAGGATGAGGGCCCTGTTGCTGA ACAAGTAAAGAAATCAACGTTGAACCCTAATGCTAAGGAATTCAATCCTACAAAGCCTCTGCTGTCTGTG AATAAATCCACCAGTACCCCAACTTCTCCAGGGCCCCGGACTCATTCAACTCCCTCCATCCCGGTGCTGACAGCAGGCCAGAGTGGGCTATACAGCCCCCAGTACATCTCCTACATACCTCAGATCCACATGGGACCAGCTGTGCAG GCACCTCAGATGTATCCATATCCTGTATCCAATTCAGTGCCTGGGCAGCAGGGCAAGTACCGGGGAGCAAAAG gctcCCTGCCCCCGCAGCGCTCGGACCAACACCAGCCAGCTTCAGCCCCGCCAATGATGCAGGCCGCCGCGGCTGCTGGCCCACCTCTGGTGGCTGCCACGCCCTATTCTTCCTACATACCCTACAACCCTCAGCAGTTCCCAGGCCAGCCTGCCATGATGCAGCCCATGGCCCACTACCCCTCACAG CCGGTGTTTGCCCCCATGCTTCAGAGCAACCCACGCATGCTGACATCGGGCAGCCATCCCCAGGCCATCGTGTCATCCTCTACCCCTCAGTACCCTTCTGCGGAGCAGCCCACTCCCCAAGCCCTTTATG CCACTGTTCACCAGTCCTACCCACACCATGCCACGCAGCTCCATGCCCACCAGCCGCAGCCGGCTACCACGCCTACTGGAAGCCAGCCGCAGTCCCAGCATGCGGCCCCCAGTCCTGTCCAG CATCAGGCGGGGCAGGCCCCACACCTGGGCAGTGGACAGCCACAGCAGAATCTGTACCACCCAGGGGCCCTGACAGGCACGCCGCCCTCTCTGCCACCGGGACCTTCTGCCCAGTCCCCTCAGAGCAGCTTCCCCCAGCCAGCCGCTGTGTATGCCATCCACCACCAGCAGCTGCCCCACGGCTTCACCAACATGGCCCATGTTACCCAG gCCCATGTCCAAACTGGAATCACAGCAGCCCCGCCCCCTCACCCTGGGGCTCCCCACCCgccccaggtgatgctgctgcaCCCACCCCAGAGTCATGGGGGGCCCCCCCAAGGCGCGGTGCCCCAGAGTGGGGTGCCTGCACTCTCAGCTTCCACACCCTCACCCTACCCCTACATCGGACACCCCCAAG CTCCCCTTCCACCCCCCGGGGAACTGAAGATTGTCCTGGCCGCGACCTGA